A single genomic interval of Halorubrum aethiopicum harbors:
- a CDS encoding Glu/Leu/Phe/Val family dehydrogenase — protein MSDEANPYESLKEQIDDAAAYIDADDGVLTRLKNPERVLETNLTFERDDGSLETVRAYRSQFNGDRGPYKGGIRYHPGVTRDEVKALSGWMAYKCAVVDVPYGGGKGGVAIDPADYSADELERLTRSFATELRPLIGEDRDVPAPDVNTGQREMNWIKDTYETLENTTAPGVITGKALDSGGSEGRVEATGRSTMLAARETFEWLDRDVRNATVAVQGYGNAGSVAAALLEDLGADVVAVSDSSGGIHDPDGLDARGVKAHKRETGSVSGYGDAEAITNEELLTLDVDLLVPAALENAVDADLAADLEADVVVEAANGPLTPGADDVLTERGTWVVPDVFANAGGVTVSYFEWVQNRQRFHWTEERVNEELERTITEAFDGIVEAYEGEDLPNLRTAAYVVAIRRVVNAYDQGGNWP, from the coding sequence CGGCAGCGTACATCGACGCCGACGACGGGGTCCTCACGCGCCTGAAGAACCCCGAGCGAGTGCTGGAGACGAACCTGACGTTCGAGCGCGACGACGGCTCGCTCGAGACCGTGCGCGCCTATCGCTCGCAGTTCAACGGCGACCGCGGCCCCTACAAGGGCGGGATCCGGTATCACCCCGGCGTCACCCGCGACGAGGTGAAGGCGCTCTCCGGCTGGATGGCGTACAAGTGCGCCGTCGTCGACGTCCCCTACGGCGGGGGGAAGGGCGGCGTCGCGATCGACCCGGCCGACTACTCGGCCGACGAGCTTGAGCGGCTGACCCGGAGCTTCGCGACGGAGCTCCGCCCGCTCATCGGCGAGGACCGGGACGTGCCCGCGCCCGACGTGAACACCGGCCAGCGGGAGATGAACTGGATCAAGGACACCTACGAGACGCTGGAGAACACGACCGCCCCCGGCGTGATCACGGGCAAGGCGCTCGACTCCGGCGGCAGCGAGGGGCGCGTCGAGGCCACCGGTCGCTCGACGATGCTCGCGGCCCGCGAGACGTTCGAGTGGCTCGACCGCGACGTCCGGAACGCGACCGTCGCCGTCCAGGGGTACGGCAACGCCGGATCGGTCGCGGCCGCGCTCCTCGAGGACCTCGGCGCGGACGTCGTCGCCGTCTCGGACTCGAGCGGCGGGATACACGATCCGGACGGGCTCGACGCCCGCGGCGTCAAAGCGCACAAGCGGGAGACGGGATCGGTCTCGGGCTACGGCGACGCGGAGGCGATCACCAACGAGGAGCTGTTGACGCTCGACGTGGATCTCCTCGTGCCGGCGGCCCTCGAGAACGCGGTCGACGCCGACCTCGCCGCGGACCTCGAGGCCGACGTGGTCGTCGAGGCGGCCAACGGGCCGCTGACCCCGGGCGCGGACGACGTGCTCACCGAGCGCGGGACGTGGGTCGTCCCCGACGTGTTCGCGAACGCGGGCGGCGTCACCGTCTCGTACTTCGAGTGGGTCCAGAACCGCCAGCGGTTCCACTGGACCGAGGAACGCGTCAACGAGGAGCTCGAACGCACCATCACGGAGGCGTTCGACGGGATCGTCGAGGCGTACGAGGGCGAGGACCTCCCGAACCTCCGGACCGCCGCGTACGTCGTCGCGATCCGACGGGTCGTGAACGCCTACGACCAGGGCGGAAACTGGCCCTGA
- a CDS encoding diphthine--ammonia ligase, with protein MTDWVSLFSGGKDSSWALYRALEEGLDVSRLLTVHPAGDSYMYHTPATHLAELAAESVGIDLIEVEPDDFGADDVDDAGAQGDAELEPMEGALRELAAADGVDLAGVTAGAVESEFQTSRIRGMCDRLGIDLFAPLWGEDPVELAEAMFEAGFEIRIVQVAAYGLDESWLGRRYDAEALAELLELREEYGVHPLGEGGEFETYVVDGPHMDRRIDLEYDAVWEGDRGRLEVTDATLE; from the coding sequence ATGACCGACTGGGTGAGCCTCTTTTCGGGCGGCAAGGACTCCTCGTGGGCGCTCTACCGCGCGCTCGAGGAGGGGTTGGACGTCTCGCGACTCCTCACCGTCCACCCCGCCGGCGACTCCTACATGTATCACACGCCGGCGACGCACCTGGCGGAACTCGCCGCCGAGAGCGTCGGGATCGACCTGATCGAGGTCGAGCCGGACGACTTCGGGGCCGACGACGTCGACGACGCGGGCGCCCAGGGCGACGCCGAACTGGAGCCGATGGAGGGCGCGCTCCGCGAACTGGCCGCGGCGGACGGGGTCGACCTCGCGGGCGTCACCGCCGGGGCGGTCGAGAGCGAGTTCCAGACGAGCCGGATCCGCGGAATGTGCGACCGCCTCGGGATCGACCTCTTCGCGCCGCTCTGGGGCGAGGACCCGGTCGAGCTCGCGGAGGCGATGTTCGAGGCCGGCTTCGAGATCCGGATCGTCCAGGTGGCCGCCTACGGCCTCGACGAGTCGTGGCTCGGCCGACGCTACGACGCCGAGGCGCTCGCGGAGCTGCTCGAACTCCGGGAGGAGTACGGCGTCCACCCGCTCGGCGAGGGCGGGGAGTTCGAGACGTACGTGGTCGACGGTCCCCACATGGACCGCCGGATCGACCTCGAGTACGACGCCGTCTGGGAGGGGGACCGCGGCCGCCTCGAGGTGACGGACGCGACGCTCGAGTAG
- a CDS encoding DUF7110 family protein, whose translation MTGRVFRLHSTLELPLEDVEAYFDEDPDLPAEIDDIDITRRNNTLIIKALSDDESISKYTPTAQLKASVTETRVYEEEPPRAGGPQWMDEEEEEIPSELVEFACFKGDRETVLQNTALQYPMFLVLRELATRAEKGTLTAITEADGDLEATRIVEGESRPASIEVVESPQGAGDGDGGVNWRDNEFISD comes from the coding sequence ATGACAGGCCGCGTGTTCCGACTCCATTCGACGCTCGAACTGCCACTCGAAGACGTAGAGGCGTACTTCGACGAAGACCCCGACCTCCCCGCGGAGATCGACGACATCGACATCACGCGTCGAAACAACACACTCATCATCAAGGCCCTGTCCGACGACGAGTCGATCAGCAAGTACACGCCGACCGCCCAGCTGAAGGCGTCGGTGACGGAGACCCGCGTGTACGAGGAGGAACCCCCGCGAGCGGGCGGCCCGCAGTGGATGGACGAGGAGGAGGAGGAGATCCCCTCCGAGCTCGTCGAGTTCGCGTGTTTCAAAGGCGACCGCGAGACCGTGCTCCAGAACACCGCGCTCCAGTACCCGATGTTCCTGGTGCTCCGGGAGCTCGCCACGCGCGCCGAGAAGGGGACGCTCACGGCCATCACGGAGGCCGACGGCGACCTCGAGGCGACCCGGATCGTCGAGGGCGAGTCCCGCCCCGCGAGCATCGAGGTCGTCGAGAGCCCGCAGGGTGCGGGCGACGGCGACGGCGGCGTGAACTGGCGCGACAACGAGTTCATCTCGGACTGA
- a CDS encoding glutaredoxin family protein, producing the protein MTFQPESDVDPDAVRERVDEAIAENDVVLFMKGNRLMPQCGYSQRAIELISGHVEEFETVDVLPALPAYREALADHSGWETIPQTFVDGEFVGGSDVLAELEERGELAAELGVE; encoded by the coding sequence ATGACGTTCCAGCCCGAAAGCGACGTGGACCCGGACGCGGTGCGCGAGCGAGTCGACGAGGCGATAGCCGAGAACGACGTGGTGCTGTTCATGAAGGGGAACCGCCTGATGCCGCAGTGCGGCTACTCACAGCGGGCGATCGAGCTGATCTCCGGCCACGTCGAGGAGTTCGAGACGGTCGACGTGTTGCCCGCGCTCCCGGCCTACCGCGAGGCGCTCGCCGACCACAGCGGGTGGGAGACGATCCCGCAGACGTTCGTCGACGGCGAGTTCGTCGGCGGCAGCGACGTGCTCGCGGAGCTCGAGGAGCGGGGCGAGCTGGCCGCCGAACTCGGCGTCGAGTAG
- the gfcR gene encoding transcriptional regulator GfcR, which yields MKNVDDLIDSAAELAEHGLSKGEIADELNVSRETASWLVERAGGNDSSAAETDADTTADIHVDWSALGRDSTRLTYAAKAMADLLAKEGESVDLTVGIEKAGAPLATAVARELDTDLGTYAPAKHQWEEGDIADHGGGFSRNFAAIRDRDCYVVDDIVTSGTTMRESIDAIREHGGEPVACVVLVDKVGYDDIDGVPVYSLVDVVSVDRE from the coding sequence ATGAAGAACGTTGACGACCTGATCGACAGCGCGGCCGAGCTCGCCGAACACGGGCTTTCGAAGGGCGAGATCGCCGACGAGCTGAACGTCTCGCGCGAGACGGCGAGCTGGCTCGTCGAGCGCGCCGGCGGCAACGACTCGAGCGCGGCGGAGACCGACGCCGACACGACCGCCGACATCCACGTGGACTGGTCGGCGCTCGGCCGCGACTCGACGCGGCTCACCTACGCCGCGAAGGCGATGGCGGACCTGCTGGCGAAGGAGGGCGAGTCGGTCGATCTCACCGTCGGCATCGAGAAGGCCGGCGCGCCGCTCGCGACCGCGGTCGCCCGCGAGCTCGACACCGACCTCGGGACGTACGCCCCGGCGAAACACCAGTGGGAGGAGGGGGACATCGCCGACCACGGCGGGGGCTTCTCCCGGAACTTCGCCGCGATCCGGGACCGCGACTGCTACGTCGTCGACGACATCGTCACCTCGGGGACCACGATGCGCGAGTCGATCGACGCGATCCGCGAACACGGCGGCGAGCCCGTCGCGTGCGTCGTGCTCGTCGACAAGGTCGGCTACGACGACATCGACGGCGTCCCGGTCTACTCGCTCGTCGACGTCGTCAGCGTCGACCGCGAGTGA
- a CDS encoding glucose 1-dehydrogenase, with protein MKAIAAHEDGTEPVVIEKPRPEPAAGEALVRTLRVGVDGTDHEVIAGGHGERPDGEDHIVLGHEAVGVVEDPNDTPFEVGDVVVPTVRRPPNGANEYFARGEPDMAPDGEYHERGIVGAHGFMAEYFTSPAEFLVEIPPELAEWGFLVEPASITEKAVEHAFASRSAFHWEPDSALVLGNGSLGLLTVAMLDSTFDRIYCLGRRERPDPTIDVIESLGATYVNSNDTPVSAVPEAHEPMDFVYEATGHAPHAFEAVEALAPNGAAALLGVPGDWTFEVDGGRIHRELVLHNKALVGSVNSGYEHFEAAVESLSGLSEAFLADLVTGVHPLESFEAAFVDDDTTIKTAVEFAAYEER; from the coding sequence ATGAAGGCGATCGCCGCGCACGAGGACGGAACCGAGCCGGTCGTGATCGAGAAACCGCGTCCGGAGCCGGCGGCGGGCGAGGCGCTCGTCCGCACGCTCCGCGTCGGCGTCGACGGGACCGACCACGAGGTCATCGCCGGCGGCCACGGCGAACGGCCGGACGGCGAGGACCACATCGTCCTCGGACACGAGGCGGTCGGCGTCGTCGAGGACCCGAACGACACGCCCTTCGAGGTCGGCGACGTAGTCGTCCCGACGGTCCGCCGGCCCCCGAACGGCGCGAACGAGTACTTCGCGCGCGGCGAGCCGGACATGGCCCCGGACGGCGAGTACCACGAGCGGGGGATCGTGGGCGCACACGGCTTCATGGCCGAGTACTTCACGAGCCCCGCGGAGTTCCTCGTCGAGATCCCGCCCGAACTCGCCGAGTGGGGCTTCCTCGTCGAGCCCGCCTCGATCACGGAGAAGGCGGTCGAACACGCGTTCGCGAGCCGGTCGGCGTTCCACTGGGAGCCCGACTCGGCGCTCGTGTTGGGCAACGGGTCGCTCGGGCTGCTCACCGTCGCGATGCTGGACTCGACGTTCGACCGGATCTACTGTCTCGGCCGCCGGGAGCGCCCCGACCCGACGATCGACGTCATCGAGTCGCTCGGGGCGACGTACGTGAACTCGAACGACACGCCCGTCTCGGCGGTTCCGGAGGCACACGAGCCGATGGACTTCGTCTACGAGGCGACCGGCCACGCGCCCCACGCCTTCGAGGCGGTCGAGGCGCTCGCGCCCAACGGGGCCGCGGCGCTGCTCGGCGTCCCGGGCGACTGGACGTTCGAGGTCGACGGCGGGCGGATCCACCGCGAGCTCGTCTTACACAACAAGGCGCTCGTGGGCAGCGTCAACTCCGGGTACGAGCACTTCGAGGCGGCCGTCGAGTCGCTGTCGGGGCTCTCCGAGGCGTTCTTGGCCGACCTCGTCACCGGCGTCCACCCCCTCGAGTCGTTCGAGGCCGCCTTCGTGGATGACGACACGACTATTAAAACGGCGGTCGAATTCGCCGCGTATGAAGAACGTTGA
- a CDS encoding NRDE family protein, whose protein sequence is MCTLTLAWRVFPEAPVALAANRDESLARASEPPTVRGGERRFLAPRDAEAGGTWIGVNDAGVVVAVTNRWLESDREGDRSRGLLVEDCLREPSAEAAVRAVERELADREYDGFNLVVADDAAAFLLSYDGGLNLTRLDPGVHVVGNVGGVVNGEARFAIPDRRAEFGEERASSVRRIAGVLVPEPGETGDAWLDRAGDVLADHAYGACLHGDGYGTRSHTRIRTGSDPAVAFADGPPCETPTEPVAVPADFRTESQF, encoded by the coding sequence GTGTGTACGCTCACGCTCGCCTGGCGCGTCTTCCCGGAGGCCCCGGTCGCGCTGGCCGCCAACCGCGACGAGTCGCTCGCGCGCGCCTCGGAGCCGCCGACCGTCCGCGGCGGCGAGCGACGGTTCCTCGCGCCGCGCGACGCCGAGGCCGGCGGCACCTGGATCGGCGTGAACGACGCCGGCGTGGTCGTCGCCGTCACGAACCGGTGGCTCGAGAGCGACCGCGAGGGCGACCGCTCTCGCGGTCTGCTCGTTGAGGACTGCCTTCGCGAGCCGTCCGCGGAGGCGGCCGTGCGCGCGGTCGAACGGGAACTCGCCGACCGCGAGTACGACGGGTTCAACCTCGTCGTCGCCGACGACGCCGCGGCCTTCCTGCTCTCGTACGACGGCGGGCTGAACCTCACCCGTCTCGACCCCGGTGTCCACGTCGTCGGCAACGTCGGCGGCGTGGTCAACGGCGAGGCGCGGTTCGCGATACCCGACCGGCGCGCGGAGTTCGGCGAGGAGCGCGCGTCGAGCGTCCGCCGGATCGCGGGCGTTCTGGTCCCCGAACCGGGCGAGACGGGCGACGCCTGGCTCGACCGCGCGGGCGACGTCCTCGCCGACCACGCCTACGGCGCGTGTCTCCACGGCGACGGCTACGGGACGCGCTCGCACACCCGGATCCGGACCGGCTCCGACCCGGCGGTGGCGTTCGCCGACGGCCCGCCCTGTGAGACGCCGACCGAACCGGTCGCGGTTCCGGCGGACTTCCGGACGGAAAGCCAGTTTTAA
- a CDS encoding helix-turn-helix transcriptional regulator, with the protein MSVSELESELSADERAGLELIRETGGIHQSDFWKRLDVSSRKGSRIAEALQESGLIQRENTVYDGHNTYYLEPAPRDLDFSLLMAGDMLSPFIGEEEIDPQSDAFSQWLMNLAYEEY; encoded by the coding sequence ATGAGCGTGTCCGAACTCGAGTCCGAGCTGTCGGCGGACGAGCGCGCCGGCCTCGAGCTCATCCGCGAGACCGGCGGGATCCACCAGAGCGACTTCTGGAAGCGGCTCGACGTCTCCTCGCGGAAGGGGAGCCGCATCGCGGAGGCGTTACAGGAGTCCGGGCTGATCCAGCGCGAGAACACGGTGTACGACGGCCACAACACCTACTACCTGGAGCCGGCTCCGCGCGACCTGGACTTCTCGCTGCTGATGGCCGGCGACATGCTCTCGCCGTTCATCGGCGAGGAGGAGATCGACCCGCAGTCCGACGCGTTCTCGCAGTGGCTGATGAACCTCGCGTACGAGGAGTACTGA
- a CDS encoding phosphorylase family protein translates to MPVALDALVLPAFEELDPLPAAGETEPWHDAYDLAERVDVPGVPVPLRHDGAGLGVVPTGIGKAAAATTTAALCADDAVDLSDALVLSVGIAGAPPDRPIGSVVIADEIVDWDDKCRFDPGDGDGGADGNPGDVPVAPDPYTEGQGVVDLDPDRVSAAADLAAGVDLENAGGGADPTVTVGTNVCADELWHGRTVAEHVSRFLDALDRGPYRATEMEDAGTAAALRRFGLADRYLSVRGISNHDRPDPGESSRESFEGSLTEEGLEIGLENAVRVARAVVDDRRA, encoded by the coding sequence ATGCCCGTCGCGCTCGACGCGCTCGTGTTGCCGGCGTTCGAGGAGCTCGATCCCCTGCCCGCCGCGGGCGAGACGGAGCCGTGGCACGACGCCTACGACCTGGCGGAGCGGGTCGACGTTCCGGGCGTCCCCGTCCCGCTGCGCCACGACGGGGCCGGCCTCGGGGTCGTCCCCACGGGGATCGGTAAGGCCGCGGCGGCGACGACGACCGCCGCGCTCTGTGCCGACGACGCCGTGGACCTCTCCGACGCCCTCGTCCTCTCGGTCGGGATCGCCGGCGCGCCGCCCGACCGCCCGATCGGGTCGGTCGTGATCGCCGACGAGATCGTCGACTGGGACGACAAGTGTCGGTTCGATCCGGGTGACGGCGACGGCGGAGCCGACGGGAACCCGGGAGACGTGCCGGTCGCGCCCGACCCCTACACGGAGGGCCAGGGCGTCGTCGACCTCGATCCCGACCGCGTCTCCGCCGCGGCCGACCTGGCGGCCGGCGTCGACCTCGAGAACGCCGGGGGAGGAGCGGACCCGACCGTGACCGTGGGAACCAACGTCTGTGCCGACGAGCTGTGGCACGGCCGGACCGTCGCCGAGCACGTCTCGCGGTTCCTCGACGCGCTCGACCGGGGGCCCTACCGCGCGACCGAGATGGAGGACGCCGGGACGGCCGCGGCGCTCCGGCGCTTCGGGCTCGCGGACCGCTACCTCAGCGTCCGGGGGATCTCGAACCACGACCGCCCGGACCCGGGCGAGTCCTCGCGCGAGTCGTTCGAGGGATCGCTCACCGAGGAGGGACTCGAGATCGGGCTCGAGAACGCGGTTCGGGTCGCCAGAGCGGTCGTCGACGACCGGCGGGCGTGA
- a CDS encoding Na(+)/H(+) antiporter subunit D, whose protein sequence is MTGATAALTAIPPYLVVAVASLLVLALPRALGHGLGALATAFVFAQAVLLGDGGTGAHLATRFLGFDVVFFNVDPFSLLMGVVVGFLATAAVLYAYGSDAPRWVTSFALLYVATTLGTIYAGDWLTLIFFWELTAVTSTLLVWQHGGAAVRAGYRYALFHGTGGTILLAAVVVHFANAGTFLFSETAGIHPAATVLAAIGIGINCGFIFLHSWLPDTYPRPHVAASVFLSVFTTKTAAYVMYRAFPEGGMWLAYLGGFMAVYGAFFALLQYDPRRLLSYHIQAQLGYMLAGFGLATAVGEFAVVGGFAHLFNNVLYKSLLFMAVGVVIYRTGVEDIREMGGLWRVMPVTFLVYVVGAASITAVPGFNGFISKGMVLDSAHEVHEYVLLLDSGLLWWLLVLGGVGTFMSFIKLGYYVFFHGSATLSPDDATAFQTAGMVLAAGACVFFGVFYTQLIELMPFTELILSDEVYFKPYSTSHLTESAALLVAGFVGFFALKRPLGWLAHHMRDVDAVLFPAAFYAGRWSVWGVTESWAAVDRATMRVVGGAKWVAMNPRRLLANAGVDAEIRAGIGRSVLLLTLTAAVALFALLLG, encoded by the coding sequence ATGACGGGCGCGACCGCGGCGCTGACCGCGATCCCGCCGTACCTCGTCGTCGCCGTCGCGTCGCTGCTCGTGCTCGCGCTGCCGCGCGCGCTCGGGCACGGCCTCGGCGCGCTGGCGACGGCGTTCGTCTTCGCGCAGGCGGTGTTGCTCGGCGACGGCGGGACGGGCGCGCACCTGGCGACGCGGTTTCTGGGCTTCGACGTGGTCTTCTTCAACGTCGACCCGTTCTCGCTTCTGATGGGCGTCGTCGTCGGCTTCCTCGCGACGGCGGCGGTGCTGTACGCGTACGGCAGCGACGCGCCGCGGTGGGTCACGTCGTTCGCGCTGCTCTACGTCGCCACCACCCTGGGGACCATCTACGCCGGCGACTGGCTCACCCTGATCTTCTTCTGGGAGCTGACGGCCGTCACCTCGACGCTTCTCGTCTGGCAACACGGCGGCGCGGCGGTGCGGGCCGGCTACCGCTACGCGCTCTTCCACGGCACGGGCGGGACGATCCTGCTCGCGGCCGTGGTCGTCCACTTCGCGAACGCTGGGACGTTCCTGTTCTCGGAAACGGCCGGGATCCACCCGGCGGCGACCGTGCTGGCCGCGATCGGGATCGGGATCAACTGCGGGTTCATCTTCCTCCACTCCTGGCTGCCGGACACCTACCCGCGGCCGCACGTCGCGGCGTCGGTGTTCCTCTCGGTGTTCACGACGAAGACCGCGGCGTACGTGATGTACCGCGCCTTCCCGGAGGGCGGAATGTGGCTCGCGTACCTCGGCGGCTTCATGGCGGTGTACGGGGCCTTCTTCGCGCTGCTCCAGTACGACCCGCGCCGCCTGCTGTCGTACCACATCCAGGCGCAGCTCGGCTACATGCTCGCCGGCTTCGGGCTCGCGACCGCGGTCGGCGAGTTCGCGGTGGTCGGCGGCTTCGCGCACCTCTTCAACAACGTCCTCTACAAGAGCCTGCTGTTCATGGCGGTCGGCGTCGTGATCTACCGGACCGGCGTGGAGGACATCCGCGAGATGGGCGGGCTCTGGCGGGTGATGCCGGTCACCTTCCTCGTCTACGTCGTCGGCGCGGCCTCCATTACGGCCGTCCCCGGCTTCAACGGCTTCATCTCGAAGGGGATGGTGCTCGACTCCGCCCACGAGGTCCACGAGTACGTGCTGCTGTTGGATAGCGGACTGCTCTGGTGGCTGCTCGTCCTCGGCGGCGTCGGGACGTTCATGTCGTTCATCAAGCTCGGCTACTACGTCTTCTTCCACGGGTCGGCGACGCTGTCGCCCGACGACGCCACCGCGTTCCAGACCGCGGGGATGGTGCTGGCCGCGGGCGCGTGCGTCTTCTTCGGCGTCTTCTACACCCAGCTGATCGAGCTGATGCCATTTACGGAGCTCATCCTCAGCGACGAGGTGTACTTCAAGCCGTACAGCACGAGCCACCTGACCGAGAGCGCCGCGCTCCTCGTCGCCGGCTTCGTCGGCTTCTTCGCGCTCAAGCGGCCGCTCGGCTGGCTCGCCCACCACATGCGCGACGTCGACGCGGTCCTGTTCCCGGCCGCCTTCTACGCCGGGCGCTGGTCGGTGTGGGGCGTCACGGAGTCGTGGGCGGCCGTCGACCGCGCGACGATGCGGGTCGTCGGGGGCGCGAAGTGGGTCGCGATGAACCCGCGGCGGCTGCTGGCGAACGCCGGCGTCGACGCCGAGATCCGGGCGGGGATCGGCCGGAGCGTGCTGCTGTTGACGCTCACGGCGGCCGTCGCGCTGTTCGCGCTACTCTTGGGGTGA
- a CDS encoding cation:proton antiporter, which yields MTEAIVQDPRPLLAVLVSLVAAALVVASYRSPNVREGWTILAAVTKFGIVASMLPRVLEGTVFEWTIVEILPDIALVLRADALGMLFAFLASGLWIITSFYSIGYMRGLDEANQTRYFAAFAVSLSATMGIAFAGNLVTIFVFYELLSIATYPLVAHDETPEARSAGRKYLAYTMFGGGVLVLAGTVMVYWLTGTVAFTAGGIEELASADPGLAMLAFFLLAIGFGVKAGIMPLHQWLPEAMVAPTPVSGLLHAVAVVKSGAFGVSRVVLDVFGPELVFDLSLPFGFTAGLVLSTIGAITLTAASLIALRKDHLKQRLAYSTVSQLSYIVLGLGLFGWYGLVGALLHIPAHAFMKLTLFFCAGNLHVSTHTDYISEMAGIGKRMPLTMGAFTIASLGMAGIPLLAGFVSKYYMLIGGIRMGAQLTPVAYYLVGALLLSGVLNIAYFWPVIYTAFFEAEDAHDAKPLVDFPMGGESRSTLAATDGGRAGDDAATDGGRAGDDEKEEATDDETADDDEDVVDEIVESAEGDGEESATVDDDPGVPDDAEVPDAELDDLPTDEEGVVRPEFDTSERDFSEPAERVDTGDYAVDQRPSDVDVPFGVGRGGSVPAEETTADDDDDGDAADGDDHAVDDGDHAAVDHEADHDHHDHHGGPPPGGWEHLRGLDALRGSESTWFTLAPILTAMTLAVLLGVIPYEMGFLELIELIVDTRLPEEVARP from the coding sequence ATGACAGAAGCCATCGTACAGGACCCACGTCCGCTGCTCGCCGTTCTCGTCTCGCTCGTCGCGGCCGCGCTCGTCGTCGCGTCGTACCGCTCGCCGAACGTCCGCGAGGGGTGGACGATCCTCGCGGCGGTGACGAAGTTCGGGATCGTCGCCTCGATGCTGCCGCGCGTGCTCGAGGGGACCGTCTTCGAGTGGACGATAGTCGAGATCCTCCCGGACATCGCGCTCGTGTTGCGCGCGGACGCGCTCGGGATGCTGTTCGCCTTCCTCGCGTCCGGCCTCTGGATCATCACCTCGTTTTACAGCATCGGCTACATGCGCGGGCTCGACGAGGCCAACCAGACCCGCTACTTCGCCGCGTTCGCCGTGTCGCTGTCGGCGACGATGGGGATCGCGTTCGCGGGCAACCTCGTGACGATCTTCGTCTTCTACGAGCTGTTGTCGATCGCGACGTACCCGCTCGTCGCCCACGACGAGACGCCGGAGGCACGCTCGGCCGGCCGGAAGTACCTCGCGTACACGATGTTCGGCGGCGGCGTGCTCGTCCTCGCCGGGACGGTCATGGTGTACTGGCTGACCGGGACCGTCGCGTTCACCGCCGGCGGCATCGAGGAGCTGGCGAGCGCCGACCCCGGGTTGGCGATGCTCGCATTCTTCCTCCTCGCGATCGGCTTCGGCGTGAAGGCCGGGATCATGCCGCTCCACCAGTGGCTCCCCGAGGCGATGGTCGCACCGACGCCCGTCTCCGGGCTGTTACACGCGGTTGCGGTCGTCAAGTCCGGCGCGTTCGGCGTCTCGCGGGTCGTCCTCGACGTGTTCGGGCCGGAGCTGGTCTTCGACCTCTCCTTACCCTTCGGCTTCACCGCCGGGCTCGTCCTCTCGACGATCGGCGCGATCACGCTGACCGCGGCCTCGCTCATCGCCCTCCGGAAGGACCACCTGAAACAGCGGCTCGCCTACTCGACGGTGAGCCAGCTGAGCTACATCGTGCTCGGGCTCGGCCTCTTCGGCTGGTACGGACTCGTGGGCGCGCTCCTCCACATCCCGGCGCACGCGTTCATGAAGCTCACCCTGTTCTTCTGTGCGGGGAACCTCCACGTCTCGACGCACACCGACTACATCTCGGAGATGGCGGGGATCGGAAAGCGGATGCCGCTGACGATGGGGGCGTTCACGATCGCCTCGCTCGGAATGGCCGGGATCCCGCTTCTGGCCGGGTTCGTGAGCAAGTACTACATGCTGATCGGCGGGATCCGGATGGGGGCCCAACTGACCCCGGTCGCCTACTACCTCGTCGGCGCGCTACTGCTCTCCGGCGTGCTCAACATCGCGTACTTCTGGCCGGTGATCTACACCGCCTTCTTCGAGGCCGAGGACGCTCACGACGCGAAGCCGCTCGTCGACTTCCCGATGGGCGGCGAGTCGCGGTCGACGCTGGCGGCGACGGACGGCGGCCGCGCAGGCGACGACGCGGCCACCGACGGGGGCCGCGCGGGTGACGACGAGAAGGAGGAGGCAACCGACGACGAGACAGCCGACGACGACGAGGACGTCGTCGACGAGATCGTCGAGAGCGCCGAGGGCGACGGAGAGGAGTCGGCGACCGTCGACGACGACCCCGGCGTTCCGGACGACGCCGAGGTCCCCGACGCCGAACTCGACGACCTGCCGACCGACGAGGAGGGCGTCGTCCGGCCGGAGTTCGACACGAGCGAGCGGGACTTCTCGGAGCCGGCCGAGCGGGTCGACACCGGCGACTACGCGGTCGACCAGCGACCCTCCGACGTCGACGTACCGTTCGGGGTCGGGCGCGGAGGGTCGGTCCCGGCGGAGGAAACGACGGCCGACGACGACGACGACGGCGACGCGGCCGACGGTGACGACCACGCGGTCGACGACGGCGATCACGCTGCCGTCGACCATGAGGCCGACCACGACCACCACGACCACCACGGCGGCCCGCCGCCGGGCGGCTGGGAGCACCTGCGCGGGCTCGACGCGCTCCGGGGGAGCGAGTCCACGTGGTTCACGCTCGCGCCGATCCTGACCGCGATGACCCTCGCCGTGCTGCTCGGCGTGATCCCCTACGAGATGGGCTTCCTGGAGCTGATCGAGCTCATCGTCGACACGCGGCTCCCCGAGGAGGTGGCTCGCCCATGA